The stretch of DNA CCGGGGGCAATCATGTCCGTCCATCCGCGCAGCTGCGGACGCAGGGACTGCGCCGGCACCGCCAGGACCACCAGGTCCGCCCCGTCCAGCACATCACGGACCTCGGTGGAGGCCGTAATGCTCTCCGGGAGGGCGATGTCCTTCAGGTATTGGCTGTTGCGGTGGACGGTGTTGATTTCCTCCACCACCTCACTGCGGCGGCCCCACAGCCGGATGGCACGCGGCTCACCGGCCGCGGTGGCGGCATCCGCCAGAATCTTCGCAAACGTGGTTCCCCAGGAGCCGGCACCGAGCACGGCAACGGAACGGGCGGACCCGCCGCGGTCCCCCTCAGGAATCACCGGGCGTCCGTTCGCCGGTCTGCTGCCCGCGGTCCACGAAGCGCCCGTGCTTTGACTGCTGCTGCTTGGCCGGATCCCAACGCACCGCCGGGGGCTGCTCTCCCCTGAGCTCCGAGAGGAGGCTGGTGATGGCGTCCATGATGGCGTCGGTGGCCCCGGTGAGCGTGGCCTTGTCCAGGGGACGGCCGGAGAAAGCGCTGAGGTCTACAGGATCGCCCACCACTACCCGGGACTGCTTGCGCGGGAAGATGTGGAACCGCTTACCGTAACGCGGGAAGACCTCGTGCGCGCCCCAATGCGCGATCGGAACCACGGGAATGCCGCCCTCAAGGGCCAGGCGCGCCGCGCCGGTGTGGCCTTTCATGGGCCATAGGTCAGGGTCGCGCGTCAGCGTGCCCTCCGGATAGATGATGATGGCGCCGCCCTCGGCAACAATCTCCTGGGCGACCTGCAGCGAGCGGTTCGCTCCCGCCGTCGAACGCTCCACCGGAACCTGCTTGGTGGCGTGCAGCAGCCAGCCCAGGGCGGGCACCTTGAACAGGCCGGCCTTCGCCAGGAAGTGCGGGGCACGCTTCTGGTTGTACAGCATGTGGCCCACCACGAGCGGATCAATTTCGGTGCAGTGGTTGGGGGCGGCAATAAACCCGCCGGCGGGAAGCTTCTCCGTCCCCTCCCACTTTTTGCTCATCATGACGGTCATCAAGGGGCGGACAACGCCGGCGATGAACATGAACGTGGCCCTGCTCTTGGCCGATTCCTTCACGTTGGTACCGCTACTTCGTGGGGGTGATGTCGAAGTCGGCGCCCAGTCCGGCCAGCTTTTCGGTGAAGCGCTCGTAGCCCCGGTTGATGATGTCGATTCCCGTAACCCGGGAGGTTCCCGTAGCAGCGAGGGCCGCAATCAGGTGGCTGAAACCGCCGCGGAGGTCCGGCACGTCGATGTCGGTTCCCTTGAGCTGGGTAGGGCCGGAGATCACTGCGGAGTGCAGGAAGTTCCGCTGGCCGAACCGGCACGGCACGCTGCCCAGGCATTCACGGTGCACCTGGATGCTGGCGCCCATGCGGATCAGTGCGTCGGTGAAGCCAAAGCGGTTTTCGTACACGGTCTCATGGACGATCGAGACACCTTCGGCCTGGGTCAGCGCCACCACCAGCGGCTGCTGCCAGTCAGTCATGAAACCGGGGTGCACATCCGTTTCCAGGACCAGGGGGTTGAGCTTCCCGCCGCGGTGGTAGAAGCGGATACCGTCCTCGCCGATGTCCATGCCGCCGCCCACCTTGCGGTAGGTATTCAGGAACGTCATCATGTCCCGCTGGGAGGCGCCTTCAACGTAGATGTCGCCCTTGGTGACCAGTGCGGCAGAAGCCCACGACGCCGATTCGTTGCGGTCCGAGAGCGCGCGGTGGTTGTAGCCGCCAAGGTCGCGGACGCCTTCGATGCGGATGGTGCGGTCCGTCTGGACGCTGATAATGGCGCCCATCTTCTGCAGCACGGCGATCAGGTCGATGATCTCCGGCTCGGTTGCAGCCCCGGAAAGTTCCGTGATGCCATCGGCCCGGGTGGCGCTAAGGAGCACCTGCTCCGTGGCGCCGACGGACGGGTAGGGCAGGGAAATCTTCGCGCCGTGCAGGCCCTTGGGAGCGGAAATATGGATGCCGCCGGGCCGCTTCTCCACCACGGCGCCGAACTGGCGCAGCACATCAAGGTGGTAGTCGATGGGGCGGTCGCCGATCTTGCAGCCGCCGAGGTCCGGAATGAATGCTTCGCCGATGGCGTGGATAAGTGGCCCGCAGAGCAGGATGGGAATCCGGGAGTCGCCGGCGTGGGCGTCAATCGCAGTGCTGGGCGCCGTCTTGGCGGCTTTCGGGTCCAACGTGAGGTCCCCGTTGACGGGGTCCTTCACGACTGTCACGCCGTGGAGCTGCAGGAGAGAGGTGACTACCTCAACGTCCTTGATCTCCGGCACGTTCCGCAACACGGACGGTTCGTTGCCCAGCAACGCTGCCACCATCGCCTTGGGAACGAGGTTTTTCGCTCCACGGACGGTAACGCGGCCTGTCAGCGGGACGCCGCCGCGGATTGTCAGAACACTACTCATATACCGGTTTCCTCACCATAACTAGCCCCCAAAACCTTGCAAAGGCTCCAACCAAGCATAGGAGGTCGCGTTACCGAACCGAAATACGCGGGCGACGGCGGCAGGGCGTGGCGGACCGCCGTCGCGCCCTCAGAGGTACTTCCGCCCCCTCAGGAAAGGCGTGCCGGCAGGGTTTTCGGCAGGAAGGCAGGGCGCGTGGCCTCGAAGGCAGTGATGTCCGCCTCGTGCTGGAGGGTCAGCCCGATATCGTCCAGGCCTTCGAGGAGGCGCCAGCGGGTGTATTCGTCGATATTGAACGGCGCCACGATGTTGCCGCACACCACCGTCTTGGACACGAGGTCCACGGTGACCTGGGTGCCGGGAGCGTTTTCGAGCTCTTTCCAGATCAGTTCGATGTCGTCCTGTGCCACCTCCGCGGCCAGCAGGCCCTGCTTGCCGGAGTTGCCGCGGAAAATGTCGGCGAACCGGGACGAGAGCACAGCTTTGAAGCCGTAGTCCTTCAGGGCCCACACTGCATGTTCACGAGAGGAGCCGGTGCCGAAGTCAGGGCCCGCCACCAGGACGGAACCGGTGTTGAACGGTTCCTGGTTCAGGATGAAGGAGGGGTCCTTGCGCCAGGCCGAAAACAGGGCGTCCTCGAAGCCGGTGCGGGTGATGCGCTTGAGGTAGACAGCGGGGATGATCTGGTCCGTGTCCACGTTGCTCTGGCGCAGCGGGACGCCGGTTCCGGTGTGGGTAGTGAACTTTTCCATGGCGTCTCCTAGGCTGCGTCGGTACGGATGGCGGCGGACTCGGGGGCCGGATCAAGGTCCGACGGCGAACTCAGGGTGCCGCGGATGGCCGTGGCTGCGGCCACCACCGGGGACACCAGGTGGGTCCGGCCGCCCTTGCCCTGGCGCCCTTCGAAGTTGCGGTTGGACGTGGAGGCACAACGCTCCCCCACCTCCAGCTGGTCCGGGTTCATCCCCAGGCACATGGAGCAGCCGGCGAAACGCCACTCTGCACCGAAGTCCTTGAAGACCTTGTCCAGGCCCTCAGCTTCGGCTTCCAGGCGGACGCGCGCCGAGCCGGGGACCACCAGCATCCGGATGTTCGGATCCTTTTGGCGCCCGCGGATAATGTCCGCAGCGGCACGGAGGTCTTCCATCCTGGAGTTGGTGCAGGAGCCCAGGAAGACTGTGTCCACCCGGATGTCCTTCATCGGCGTGCCGGCCTCAAGGCCCATGTACTGCAGGGCGCGTTCGGCGGCAGCCTTGGCGTTCTCGTCGCCGAAGTCTCCTGGGGAGGGCACGGATTCGGAGAGGGAGACGCCCTGGCCGGGGTTCGTGCCCCAGGTGACAAAAGGCTCCAGGGTGTCGGCATCCAGGTCGACCTGGACGTCAAAGGTGGCGTCGTCGTCGGTACGCAGGGTGTTCCAGTACTCCACGGCGGCGTCCCAGTCCGCGCCCTGCGGCGCGTGCGGCCGGCCCTGCATGTACTCGTATGTGGTTTCATCCGGCGCCACCATTCCGGCGCGGGCACCGGCCTCGATGGACATGTTGCAGATGGTCATGCGGGCGTCCATGGACAAGGCGCGGATGGCGGAGCCGCGGTATTCCAGGACATAGCCCTGGCCGCCGCCGGTACCGATCTTGGCGATCACGGCCAGGATGATGTCCTTGGCCGTGACGCCCGGACGGAGCGTGCCTTCCACGTTGATGGCCATGGTTTTGAACGGCTTCAGCGAGAGCGTCTGGGTGGCCATCACATGTTCCACCTCGGAGGTTCCAATGCCCATGGCCAGCGCCCCGAAGGCGCCATGGGTGGAGGTGTGCGAGTCGCCGCAAACAACTGTCATTCCCGGCTGGGTGAGGCCCAGCTGCGGACCCACCACGTGGACGATGCCCTGCTCCGCGTCCCCGAGGGAATGCAGCCGGACACCGAACTCGGCGCAGTTGTTGCGCAGGGTCTGGATCTGCGTGCGGCTGGTGAGATCGGCGATAGGCTTGTCGATGTCCAGCGTGGGAGTGTTGTGGTCCTCCGTGGCGATGGTCAGGTCCGGGCGGCGCAGCGGGCGGCCGGCCAGGCGCAGGCCTTCGAACGCCTGCGGAGACGTGACCTCGTGGACAAGGTGGAGGTCGATGAAGAGAAGGTCCGGCTGGGCGTTGGCTCCGTCGCCGTCGCCTTTGCGCACCACGTGCGCGTCCCAGACTTTCTCGGCCAATGTCTTTGCCATGGCCATCTCCCTTCACTGCTGTTTGGCTGATGAGATCCACTGAACCAGTACGGCTCGCACCGCGCCAGCCGAAAGATTTGCATCTCAGATACTGAGACGGCAATATCATTACATGGACAATTCTAGTGGAGTCGGCGTCATTGATAAAGCGGCCCATGTGCTTGATGCGCTTGAGGCCGGTCCCACCACGCTGGCGCAGCTGGTGGCGGCAACCGGACTGGCCCGGCCCACCGTCCATCGCCTCGCCCTGGCCCTGGTGCATCACCGGCTGGTGAGCCGCGACATCCAGGGCCGCTTCGTCCTGGGAAGCCGCTTGGTGGAATTGGCGTCGGCTGCGGGCGAAGACCGTTTGATCGCATCCGCCGGCCCCGTGCTGATGCAGCTGCGCGATGCCACCGGCGAGAGCGCCCAGATCTTCCGCCGCCAAGGCGACTGGCGCGTCTGTGTAGCCTCTGCCGAACGCCCCATCGGCCTGCGCGACACCATTCCTGTAGGCACGCAGCTGTCCATGAAGGCAGGGTCGGCCGCGCAGGTGCTGCTTGCCTGGGAGGACCACGACCGCCTGCTTGAAGGGTTGCAGTCCGCCCGCTTCACACCGACGGTCCTGGCAGGAGTACGACGGCGGGGCTGGGGCCAGAGCCTCGGTGAACGCGAGCCGGGGGTCGCCTCCGTGTCTGCACCGGTGCGCGGACCGTCCGGCCGTGTGATTGCGG from Pseudarthrobacter siccitolerans encodes:
- the murA gene encoding UDP-N-acetylglucosamine 1-carboxyvinyltransferase, coding for MSSVLTIRGGVPLTGRVTVRGAKNLVPKAMVAALLGNEPSVLRNVPEIKDVEVVTSLLQLHGVTVVKDPVNGDLTLDPKAAKTAPSTAIDAHAGDSRIPILLCGPLIHAIGEAFIPDLGGCKIGDRPIDYHLDVLRQFGAVVEKRPGGIHISAPKGLHGAKISLPYPSVGATEQVLLSATRADGITELSGAATEPEIIDLIAVLQKMGAIISVQTDRTIRIEGVRDLGGYNHRALSDRNESASWASAALVTKGDIYVEGASQRDMMTFLNTYRKVGGGMDIGEDGIRFYHRGGKLNPLVLETDVHPGFMTDWQQPLVVALTQAEGVSIVHETVYENRFGFTDALIRMGASIQVHRECLGSVPCRFGQRNFLHSAVISGPTQLKGTDIDVPDLRGGFSHLIAALAATGTSRVTGIDIINRGYERFTEKLAGLGADFDITPTK
- a CDS encoding lysophospholipid acyltransferase family protein; the encoded protein is MKESAKSRATFMFIAGVVRPLMTVMMSKKWEGTEKLPAGGFIAAPNHCTEIDPLVVGHMLYNQKRAPHFLAKAGLFKVPALGWLLHATKQVPVERSTAGANRSLQVAQEIVAEGGAIIIYPEGTLTRDPDLWPMKGHTGAARLALEGGIPVVPIAHWGAHEVFPRYGKRFHIFPRKQSRVVVGDPVDLSAFSGRPLDKATLTGATDAIMDAITSLLSELRGEQPPAVRWDPAKQQQSKHGRFVDRGQQTGERTPGDS
- a CDS encoding IclR family transcriptional regulator, with the protein product MDNSSGVGVIDKAAHVLDALEAGPTTLAQLVAATGLARPTVHRLALALVHHRLVSRDIQGRFVLGSRLVELASAAGEDRLIASAGPVLMQLRDATGESAQIFRRQGDWRVCVASAERPIGLRDTIPVGTQLSMKAGSAAQVLLAWEDHDRLLEGLQSARFTPTVLAGVRRRGWGQSLGEREPGVASVSAPVRGPSGRVIAAVSISGPIERLTRQPGRLHAEVVCNAARILTEALRKNND
- the leuD gene encoding 3-isopropylmalate dehydratase small subunit — translated: MEKFTTHTGTGVPLRQSNVDTDQIIPAVYLKRITRTGFEDALFSAWRKDPSFILNQEPFNTGSVLVAGPDFGTGSSREHAVWALKDYGFKAVLSSRFADIFRGNSGKQGLLAAEVAQDDIELIWKELENAPGTQVTVDLVSKTVVCGNIVAPFNIDEYTRWRLLEGLDDIGLTLQHEADITAFEATRPAFLPKTLPARLS
- the leuC gene encoding 3-isopropylmalate dehydratase large subunit, with translation MAKTLAEKVWDAHVVRKGDGDGANAQPDLLFIDLHLVHEVTSPQAFEGLRLAGRPLRRPDLTIATEDHNTPTLDIDKPIADLTSRTQIQTLRNNCAEFGVRLHSLGDAEQGIVHVVGPQLGLTQPGMTVVCGDSHTSTHGAFGALAMGIGTSEVEHVMATQTLSLKPFKTMAINVEGTLRPGVTAKDIILAVIAKIGTGGGQGYVLEYRGSAIRALSMDARMTICNMSIEAGARAGMVAPDETTYEYMQGRPHAPQGADWDAAVEYWNTLRTDDDATFDVQVDLDADTLEPFVTWGTNPGQGVSLSESVPSPGDFGDENAKAAAERALQYMGLEAGTPMKDIRVDTVFLGSCTNSRMEDLRAAADIIRGRQKDPNIRMLVVPGSARVRLEAEAEGLDKVFKDFGAEWRFAGCSMCLGMNPDQLEVGERCASTSNRNFEGRQGKGGRTHLVSPVVAAATAIRGTLSSPSDLDPAPESAAIRTDAA